From one Lycium ferocissimum isolate CSIRO_LF1 chromosome 5, AGI_CSIRO_Lferr_CH_V1, whole genome shotgun sequence genomic stretch:
- the LOC132055775 gene encoding COBRA-like protein 1 isoform X1 — protein sequence MEVCLCLSSSSRSITKFSSLAILMTSLFSLICFTSTGEYAYDALDPNGNITIKWDVISWTPDGYTAAVTIYNFQKYRHIQAPGWKLGWTWAKKEVIWGAVGGQATEQGDCSRFKVNIPHCCKRDPTIVDLLPGTPYNQQIANCCKGGVISSWVQDTEKAVSAFQLTVGQAGTSNKTVRLPKNFTLKAPGPGYTCGPATKGKPTKFPTPDGRRFTQALMTWNVTCTYSQFLAQKTPTCCVSLSSFYNKTIINCPTCACGCQNDITRPGTCVEPDSPYLASTRVSSGKNDFRPLVQCTPHMCPIRVHWHVKTNYKAYWRVKITITNFNYRMNYSQWNLVVQHPNFDNLTQIFSFNYKPLVPYGSINDTAMFWGIKYYNDLLMQSGPSGNVQSEVILQKDKSTFTFDEGWAFPRKIYFNGDNCVMPPADVYPYLPNASAHSALTLPHFLAAILISLILLCSHDF from the exons ACGCTTATGATGCACTCGATCCCAATGGAAATATTACCATCAAGTGGGATGTTATATCGTGGACTCCAGATGGATATACT GCTGCTGTTACAATATATAACTTCCAAAAGTATCGTCATATTCAAGCACCGGGGTGGAAATTGGGTTGGACATGGGCCAAAAAAGAAGTAATCTGGGGTGCAGTTGGAGGTCAAGCCACAGAGCAAGGAGACTGTTCAAGATTCAAAGTGAACATCCCTCATTGCTGCAAAAGGGATCCAACCATTGTCGACTTGCTGCCAGGAACTCCGTATAACCAGCAAATTGCAAATTGTTGCAAAGGTGGAGTAATTAGCTCGTGGGTTCAAGACACGGAGAAAGCTGTTAGTGCATTCCAGCTGACTGTCGGTCAAGCAGGAACAAGTAACAAAACCGTGAGGTTGCCAAAAAACTTCACCCTCAAGGCACCGGGGCCTGGATATACTTGTGGGCCTGCAACGAAGGGGAAACCAACCAAGTTTCCAACACCAGATGGAAGGAGGTTCACTCAAGCTTTGA TGACATGGAATGTTACTTGCACCTATTCACAGTTCCTAGCTCAGAAGACACCCACTTGTTGTGTCTCACTATCCTCTTTCTACAACAAGACAATTATAAACTGTCCGACTTGCGCATGTGGTTGCCAAAATGACATAACTCGACCGGGAACATGCGTAGA ACCGGACTCCCCTTATTTAGCTTCAACACGTGTAAGTTCTGGAAAGAATGATTTCAGACCTCTGGTCCAATGTACTCCTCATATGTGTCCCATTAGGGTTCATTGGCATGTTAAGACCAACTATAAAGCTTACTGGAGGGTAAAAATCACAATAACAAATTTTAACTACAGAATGAATTATTCCCAGTGGAATCTTGTTGTTCAGCACCCCAACTTTGACAATCTCACCCAGATATTCAGCTTTAATTATAAGCCACTGGTCCCCTATGGTTCCATTA ATGATACTGCTATGTTTTGGGGAATCAAATATTACAATGATCTGCTAATGCAGAGTGGACCTTCTGGAAATGTGCAATCAGAGGTCATACTTCAGAAGGATAAATCGACGTTCACCTTTGACGAAGGATGGGCTTTCCCTCGAAAGATTTACTTTAATGGTGACAATTGTGTTATGCCACCTGCGGATGTCTATCCCTACCTACCAAATGCTAGTGCCCACAGTGCGCTTACTCTACCTCACTTTTTGGCCGCAATTTTGATATCTCTTATTCTACTATGTTCACAtgacttttaa
- the LOC132055775 gene encoding COBRA-like protein 1 isoform X2, which produces MEVCLCLSSSSRSITKFSSLAILMTSLFSLICFTSTDAYDALDPNGNITIKWDVISWTPDGYTAAVTIYNFQKYRHIQAPGWKLGWTWAKKEVIWGAVGGQATEQGDCSRFKVNIPHCCKRDPTIVDLLPGTPYNQQIANCCKGGVISSWVQDTEKAVSAFQLTVGQAGTSNKTVRLPKNFTLKAPGPGYTCGPATKGKPTKFPTPDGRRFTQALMTWNVTCTYSQFLAQKTPTCCVSLSSFYNKTIINCPTCACGCQNDITRPGTCVEPDSPYLASTRVSSGKNDFRPLVQCTPHMCPIRVHWHVKTNYKAYWRVKITITNFNYRMNYSQWNLVVQHPNFDNLTQIFSFNYKPLVPYGSINDTAMFWGIKYYNDLLMQSGPSGNVQSEVILQKDKSTFTFDEGWAFPRKIYFNGDNCVMPPADVYPYLPNASAHSALTLPHFLAAILISLILLCSHDF; this is translated from the exons ACGCTTATGATGCACTCGATCCCAATGGAAATATTACCATCAAGTGGGATGTTATATCGTGGACTCCAGATGGATATACT GCTGCTGTTACAATATATAACTTCCAAAAGTATCGTCATATTCAAGCACCGGGGTGGAAATTGGGTTGGACATGGGCCAAAAAAGAAGTAATCTGGGGTGCAGTTGGAGGTCAAGCCACAGAGCAAGGAGACTGTTCAAGATTCAAAGTGAACATCCCTCATTGCTGCAAAAGGGATCCAACCATTGTCGACTTGCTGCCAGGAACTCCGTATAACCAGCAAATTGCAAATTGTTGCAAAGGTGGAGTAATTAGCTCGTGGGTTCAAGACACGGAGAAAGCTGTTAGTGCATTCCAGCTGACTGTCGGTCAAGCAGGAACAAGTAACAAAACCGTGAGGTTGCCAAAAAACTTCACCCTCAAGGCACCGGGGCCTGGATATACTTGTGGGCCTGCAACGAAGGGGAAACCAACCAAGTTTCCAACACCAGATGGAAGGAGGTTCACTCAAGCTTTGA TGACATGGAATGTTACTTGCACCTATTCACAGTTCCTAGCTCAGAAGACACCCACTTGTTGTGTCTCACTATCCTCTTTCTACAACAAGACAATTATAAACTGTCCGACTTGCGCATGTGGTTGCCAAAATGACATAACTCGACCGGGAACATGCGTAGA ACCGGACTCCCCTTATTTAGCTTCAACACGTGTAAGTTCTGGAAAGAATGATTTCAGACCTCTGGTCCAATGTACTCCTCATATGTGTCCCATTAGGGTTCATTGGCATGTTAAGACCAACTATAAAGCTTACTGGAGGGTAAAAATCACAATAACAAATTTTAACTACAGAATGAATTATTCCCAGTGGAATCTTGTTGTTCAGCACCCCAACTTTGACAATCTCACCCAGATATTCAGCTTTAATTATAAGCCACTGGTCCCCTATGGTTCCATTA ATGATACTGCTATGTTTTGGGGAATCAAATATTACAATGATCTGCTAATGCAGAGTGGACCTTCTGGAAATGTGCAATCAGAGGTCATACTTCAGAAGGATAAATCGACGTTCACCTTTGACGAAGGATGGGCTTTCCCTCGAAAGATTTACTTTAATGGTGACAATTGTGTTATGCCACCTGCGGATGTCTATCCCTACCTACCAAATGCTAGTGCCCACAGTGCGCTTACTCTACCTCACTTTTTGGCCGCAATTTTGATATCTCTTATTCTACTATGTTCACAtgacttttaa
- the LOC132055776 gene encoding COBRA-like protein 4: MSQKRISFDRKDYSDQCQILVPLAKFIFFAVVLPSILPHADAFDPLDPFGNITIKWDVMSWTPDGYVAVVTMNNFQMYRHIMSPGWTLGWNWPKKEVIWSLVGAQTTEQGDCSKFQGNVPHCCKKDPILVDLLPGVPYKQQFSNCCKGGVLASWGEDPSESVSAFQISVGLAGTSNKTVKLPKNFSLLGPGPGYSCGPAKIVPSTVFLTDDHRRKTQALMTWNVTCTYSQFLSSKYPSCCVSFSTFYNDTITPCPSCACGCSHKHNCIMGDSEKLKRKGINTPKKDNEPLLQCTHHMCPIRVHWHVKINYKDYWRVKIAITNFNYRLNHTQWTLVAQHPNLNNVTQVFSFNYKPLVPYQSINDTGMFYGMKFYNDLLMEAGPSGNVQSEVLMQKDKNTFTLKSGWGFPRRVYFNGDECKLPPPDSYPKLPNSAEKISFSFPRTAICTILMIFLIW; encoded by the exons ATGTCTCAGAAAAGAATATCTTTTGATCGAAAAGATTACTCCGATCAATGCCAAATCTTAGTTCCTCTAgcaaagtttatttttttcgcAGTCGTCTTGCCTTCTATCTTGCCTCATGCAG ATGCATTTGATCCATTGGATCCATTTGGGAACATCACAATTAAATGGGACGTCATGTCTTGGACACCAGATGGCTACGTG GCTGTTGTAACGATGAATAATTTCCAAATGTATCGGCATATTATGAGCCCTGGATGGACTTTAGGATGGAACTGGCCAAAGAAAGAAGTGATATGGTCCTTAGTGGGAGCACAAACAACAGAGCAAGGTGATTGTTCCAAGTTTCAAGGAAATGTACCACACTGCTGCAAGAAGGACCCTATACTTGTTGACTTGCTTCCTGGAGTTCCCTATAAACAACAGTTCAGCAACTGCTGCAAAGGTGGGGTCCTCGCGTCTTGGGGTGAAGATCCTTCAGAGTCGGTATCTGCCTTTCAGATTAGTGTTGGACTTGCTGGAACATCAAACAAGACAGTAAAACTACCCAAGAATTTCAGTTTGCTTGGTCCAGGACCAGGCTACAGTTGTGGCCCTGCAAAGATAGTGCCGTCCACGGTTTTCCTCACTGATGATCATAGGCGAAAAACTCAAGCATTGA TGACCTGGAACGTGACATGCACCTATTCTCAGTTTCTTTCATCCAAGTACCCGAGTTGTTGTGTTTCTTTCTCAACTTTCTACAATGACACGATCACTCCTTGCCCATCCTGTGCTTGTGGTTGCAGTCATAAACACAATTGCATCAT GGGAGACTCggaaaaattgaaaaggaaGGGAATAAACACTCCAAAAAAGGATAATGAACCACTGCTACAATGCACGCACCACATGTGCCCAATAAGAGTGCATTGGCATGTTAAGATCAATTACAAGGATTATTGGAGAGTCAAGATTGCTATCACTAACTTCAACTACAGATTGAACCATACACAGTGGACACTGGTAGCACAACATCCTAATCTCAACAATGTCACTCAAGTTTTCAGCTTCAACTACAAGCCTCTCGTCCCTTACCAATCCATTA ATGACACTGGCATGTTCTATGGTATGAAGTTTTACAATGATCTCTTGATGGAAGCTGGACCTTCGGGGAATGTTCAATCTGAGGTGCTTATGCAAAAAGATAAGAACACATTTACACTGAAATCAGGATGGGGATTTCCTCGGAGAGTCTACTTTAATGGAGATGAATGCAAACTTCCCCCTCCGGATTCATACCCAAAATTGCCCAACTCTGCtgaaaaaatatcattttcatttccaagAACTGCAATTTGCACGATTTTGATGATTTTCCTCATCTGGTAA